Genomic DNA from bacterium:
AATTGACCAGGTCCTTCCGGCATGCCGAAAAGGATAAAAAGCACAGCCACCAGAGCGCCTCCGAACAAAATAATCACCTGAATGACATCGGTCCAGATCACGGCCTCCATGCCGCCGAACATGGTGTAGATGATCACGCAAAGACCGGTGGCGATAATAATGGTTGGATAAGACCAGCCGGTGAGATTATGCAATGGCAGCGACAGCAGGAACAGGATCATACCGACGCGGGTGATCTGACCGAAGAGATAGCTGACGCTGGCATAGATGCGCGCCCAGCCGCCAAACCGTTGCTCCAAATAAGCGTAGGACGCCACGCCGATTTTATTACGATATAGCGGAATAAAGACGAGCGCGGCGGCGATAGCGCCGATGGGAAGCGTCAAGGTAAACAGGTAGGCATCCCAGTTAAAGTTATAGGCCTGACCAGGATAGGCTAAAAAGGTGATGCTGCTGACAAAGGTGCCCAGGATGGAAAGTCCCACCGCCCAGCTGGGAATCTTGTTCTTGGTGATCATAAAGCCTTCAGCGGTGTTGCTTTTCTTCCGGAAATACAATCCGAACAGCGTGATGCCGAGAAAATAGCCGATGAGGATGATCTTGTCAACAAGATAAAATTTTTGCATGCCGAATCTCGCTTTCCTTTGATATGATGTATTAACGGGTCCCAGCCGTCCGTGTATTGAAAACAGTCTGATGCTGTCTATGACCGCCACCTGATGTCAAAAGAGCCATCCGAACCGGTTGCTTCGCCCGGTCACCTGCCATCGTTCACATCCAACCGCGGTGCAATCGCCGCCAGATCGGCAGCCGACCAGTCCGGCACTGCGCCGGAATGCGTGGCCACCCAAGCCGCTAGCCGGCAGCTCTGTTCCGCGATTTCAGCCAGCGACGCGCCGGAAAGAAATTTAACCATCATCATGGCGCTAAAGGCGTCCCCGCAACCATTGGTATCTGTAGCGGCGACGTTAAAGCCGCTGTGCGCCAGCGTCTCCTGCGGCGACATCAACAGACATCCGCCATCGCCCAGTGTGAGCGCAACCAGGCGAAGATCGTACAGTTGTTGCAGATAACGCAGCAACCCGTGATCATCCATATGGCTGTTGAAATAGCGGTGCAGGAATGCTATTTCGTTCTGGTTGACCTGAAGCACCTGGCAGCGCTGCAGCCCAGCCTCCACAGTCGCTGCGATCCGGTCATTCCAACCGGACAGATTCAGATCATAAACTTTCAGGGCTTTCCCGGCTGCGTCGAGAAATTGGCTGATCGTGGCAGCCGCCTTCGGATGACGTTGTCCCAATGTGGTAAAATACACGGCGTCTACCGAGGAGGCCAACTCCTCGAGGAAACGGTTAAAAGTCAGATGATCGAATGCGACATCCCGTGTGCACTGATAGGCCGGTTGTCCGTTCTTGCCGACCCGAACCTGAACAGAGCCGGTTGGTCGTTCGGGATCGCGTTGCACAGATCGGGTTGACAGGCCCATGGACTGCATCAGGCTGATCAACTCATCCCCGGCCGCGTCCGCTCCAACGCAGCCGGCCAGTTCCGCCTGGCAGTCCAGATGGGAACAATGCCAGATCACATTAGCCGGGCTTCCGCCAAGATATTTCCGCTGCGGATATTCATCCCATAGCAGTTCGCCGATGGCCGCAATGTGGAGCGTCAGCCTGCTCATTTCTTTTCTCTCACCGCCACTTCCATAAAAGCCTCGCCGGGCATCGGGCCGCTGCCGGTGCGCGGATCCACCGTTTCTATGGTGATGCCGGAGGGCATGGGAAACTCACTGATCGGCGCATCGGCCAGAACGCGTTGCATGAACAGCGTCCAGATGGGCGCAGCTGCGCGATCTCCGGTCAGGCCGGTTTTGTTGGTCGCACGCAGCGGCCGATTATCGTCGAAGCCCACCCACACGGCGGCGACCAGCTCCGGCGTGAAGCCGATAAACCAGGCATCACGAAAATCGCTGGAAGTACCGGTCTTACCGGCCGCGGGACGGGTAAAGCCCATGCGCCGGACAGACGCTGCGGTGCCGCGCTGAATGACGGCGGACAGCATATCGATCAGCAGATAACAGGTCTGGCTGTCTGCGACACACTGGCTTTTCGGAATGGTCTCCTGCAGCAGTTCATT
This window encodes:
- a CDS encoding sodium:solute symporter — protein: MQKFYLVDKIILIGYFLGITLFGLYFRKKSNTAEGFMITKNKIPSWAVGLSILGTFVSSITFLAYPGQAYNFNWDAYLFTLTLPIGAIAAALVFIPLYRNKIGVASYAYLEQRFGGWARIYASVSYLFGQITRVGMILFLLSLPLHNLTGWSYPTIIIATGLCVIIYTMFGGMEAVIWTDVIQVIILFGGALVAVLFILFGMPEGPGQ